The Paramormyrops kingsleyae isolate MSU_618 chromosome 12, PKINGS_0.4, whole genome shotgun sequence region AAATCCAAATGAAGTTCTGAAAGCCTCGCTAAATGAGTCCCCCGCATCATTGCATTTAGCTGCGCAGCGTTTAAGTTGGACCAGAAAATCTGAATAAGCAGATGCAAATGAGGAACCAATTTAAGCCTTGGCAGGCAAAGAGACAACATACAGAGCGGCGAGTGGAAACGCACTGAACAGCTTTGTCTGTACACTTAACTCATTGCAGACCTCATTTATCATAACCAATGGGTAATCACTAACAGATTATCTAAAATGGTGGAATGCAatagaaaatgttttttgtctTTAACTTCTCTTGAATTAACATGGCCAATGAGGTATAGTTACCATTAACTCAGAATCATTCAGTTCATAAACAGTGCTGTCAAAAAGTCCCTTTAATTGCTAAGAGAGTCAATAAATCccctatatttatttatatgggtCTCTAGGAGAAGATCTCCTAGTCGCTATTTTATGTGGTTTGTGGTTGTGCTAGTGATTCTTTCGGTTACGATGTGTTTATGAGAGAAGACAGGGTTCAGGAGAGGGACAGGGGCATCATAGTGGAGCCTGAGGTGAGGTCATTTTTCAATAGTAGGCTACATGGCCTGACATTCGTGGTGGAATCTCGCGATTTGTGCATGATTTTAATAATTCTCGAAAATTCAGCAAATATAATGCGGGACATTGCCGCACTTACAGTGTCATGTAGGTgaagatgaataaaaataaaaatggaaaaataaatatcaCTTTATATATTGTGACTGAAGCAGCAATACTTTACGAATAAAAAGACGAACGTAAATAGCACCACACAGTGACGTGACACATCTGACCCcgacatatactgtatactcgCCTCCCCCAATGTTAATAAGAAATCTACGCCCCTGGGTCCATGTGTCTTAAGCCATAAAACAGAAAGGCTCACTTGCCTGCTTCCTGTATTTCCAACCGTGTTTCACGTTGCTCCTGCTCTGTATAAACCACACACTTGTACACTCCTGCATCTGCAGTCCTCACACcctcaagcagcagagagaagtTGCCTTTGGGGATTTCCTGAGAGAAGAAGTGGGCTCTGTCCCTGTAGGCGTCCCCCTGTGATTCAGGTCTGCTCTGACCATCCTGGAATAGGTGCACGATGATGTCTGAATCAGTCCTTCTCCAgtccacctccagctcctccaaagGCAGGGGTGTGTCCACGAAGCAGGGCAGCAGTACAGCTCCTCCCAGCCGGGCTGTTAGAGGACCAGCAGAGCCGTGTAGCAGGAAACCTACCACAGGGATAAGAGATAaaatcactttatgaccagaaAGCATTAAATAAGAAGCGCGAAATATGTATTGCAACACAGTTACTTGAATATTTGGTAAGAAAATACTGGTACATTAATTAGTACACCCAGAACAAGAACAACTCAATTACATTTCTTCAACATTATTATACGAGTTAGCAGACACATAAAACTGTGTTTAAAAAGTACATACCATCAGAGTTAACGACGCACTTtaacaaaatcaaaataatgtTGAAACTTTTGATCTGCATTACAACCTTTATTCTTACACTAATAACTGTTTCTGTGACGGACTAATTTTGccatgtattttctttttttatgaaCAGCATAGGCCTATATATGCGCTTTTACTAACGCAGTTAAATCCCTACAGGAAAAGCGCGTTTCTGAGGatacattgttccgtaaagaccgtataggtaagaagggaggtggtgttgcagtatatgtaaaggaaatcttgcaggcaagggagcttactgatataagtaaaagtacggaagctatatgggtaaaattagatgctacaaactcaaatagcctaattgtcggtgtttgttacagagcacccaatgtagctgctgaggaaagcagattgttatacagtgatattaggattatgagcaataaaaatgatgtggtagttatgggtgattttaatctaccggggatacagtgggacattgttgctggctcttctgaaaatgaacttgagatggtggaattagtacaggattgtttttttactcagtttgttaacacccctaccaggggagatgccattcttgatcttgttttgtctaataaccaggacaggattggtaaattagatgttttagaaccacttgacactTGACATtgaacatggttaaatttgaggttaagtttagtgcccgaagagcaaagtccaaatcaaaaatatataatgttaggaaggctaacttcaattgtatgagattaaaactagaaaccgtgaactggatggagttaaataacaaaactgttgaagaggcatgggaattttttaaaagcacattattgcaagtacaagaggacttcatacctgtttctagcaagaataaatctaggaaattgcaacctaggtggtttaatagggacataaagtataaagtaaggaggaaaagggctttgttccagagatggaaaataactgatgatgacataataaagcaagagtatctaaatctacaggctgaattaaaaaatgacattagacgagctaaaaggaatgtcgaaaggaagatcgcattggaggctaaggatgacgttaaaagtttcttccagtattttaactctaaaagagctctaaaagctgaaattactaatctgcaggatagtaagggtcttataattgaaaacgacattgacatagtaaatgagttcaatgatagttttgcacgggtattcactgtcgaggacactagtaacttaccagttcttattactaattcaacatcgtctataactaatatatatataactgaagctgatgttttgcaaagcctagctaagctcaaaataaataaatcacagggccctgatggcatcttacctatagtgttaaaagagatgagggatattatttgccgacccttaacattactgtttcaaaaatccttatctgaaggtgtggtaccttctgattggaagcatgccaacataacgcccattttcaaaaaaggggatagaagtaatttgtcaaactataggccaatcagtctaacttgtataactggtaaagttatggaggctataatcaaagagaaaatggtagattacctggactcaaataacattttgagggatagccagcatggatttaggagaggtagatcctgtttaacaaatctgttggagttttttgaggaagctactcaggaagttgatgataagaaggcctatgatgtcatctatttagatttccaaaaggcttttgatgttgttccccacaagaggctctcacttaaactcaaagcgacaggtattttaggaactgtagcgacttggattgataactggttaacggataggaagcagcgagtagttataagaggctcgatgtcacagtgggcctgcgttcatagtggggtaccgcagggttcaattttaggaccacttttgttcctaatttacataaatgatatagacaccaatatatacagtaaactggtgaaatttgcagatgacaccaaggtgggtggtgtagcagatactgaactagcggctcagcagctacagcgggatcttaatttaattagtgactgggctgacacctggcagatgaaatttaacatagacaaatgtaaggtactccatgtagggagcagaaatataaagtacaggtattttatgggacctactgaaataaaggtagctgattatgaga contains the following coding sequences:
- the LOC111838117 gene encoding butyrophilin subfamily 2 member A1-like produces the protein MQIKSFNIILILLKCVVNSDGFLLHGSAGPLTARLGGAVLLPCFVDTPLPLEELEVDWRRTDSDIIVHLFQDGQSRPESQGDAYRDRAHFFSQEIPKGNFSLLLEGVRTADAGVYKCVVYTEQEQRETRLEIQEAE